The Lathamus discolor isolate bLatDis1 chromosome 18, bLatDis1.hap1, whole genome shotgun sequence region TTTAATATATAAGCTCAAGCAGTGTAATAAGCTCCTGTGTTTGGTTTGAAGGAAAGTATTTAGTTTAATGGAAAACCAGGAAGCAGAACTGACATGCAAATCCTATTCTCTGCAAGGCAGTTTCAGAAGAAAGCACCTTGCAGTGGGCAGTGTGTGTCTTCTCTTGGCAGCCCATAATTCTCTttgaatagaatagttagggttggaaaggaccttaagatcatctagttccaaccccgcttccatgggcagggacacctcacactaaaccatctcacccaaggctacgtccaacctggccttgagcactgccagggttggagcattcacaacctcttGCTGGGATAGTGCATAATACTAGGTCTAAAATAATAGAGCTAGCCATGTGTGATGGAGTGGAAAATCTGGTGAAAGCCTTTAATTAGAAAGAGCAAGTTTCACTTTATGATCTTGTTCCTATAGCTTTGTTGTCCCAGATACTTTTAATTTCCcatttgctttagaaaagaTGTTCTCTGTGCCCCTCAGACTTTGTGTGTCTTTCTGAATTCATCACATACAGTGTCATTTCAGGAACTTAAAGCTTTTTGATTTGGTAGTCCCAAGACACAATTTCCACCTTGCAGCTTTTGTAAGTGCCAGCACATTGCTTGGGTGCTCTCAGGCCGAGGGTTGTGCCAAGTTGTGTTTGCTGTTCAGGAATTATCAGGGTAGCAGTAATTGTATTTCAAAAGGGAAAgcctggtgggttttttttacctttggCTGTACTTGCTCAGTTTCTGTGTGCTTCTTTAAGGCTTCACAGAATATTACTTCATATTAAGCTGTTCTCAAGACACTACATGAAAGACCTGTTTCTAGCCAGTGAGGGAAGAAGACTGCTCCTTTCAAAGCCATTTCCCTGCCACTTGGAGAAGTGGCTGAATAATACGAAGCTCTGGCTATGAGTCTCTCTTGTAAAATGCATTGCAGTCTAATGAAAAGTGCTAAATAACTACTAagtattatttttccccttgcatCTGGGAGTGTTCTTTCTGCAGCATTCCCTGTTGTCTTGAGAAGATTATAAAGCACATGATGGTCCTGAAATGTAGGACATATACTGCACTTAGCGCAAGTTCCAGGAGAATGCTTGTGACTTCAGGGAAATGGGAAGCTTCTGACATGCAATTTTGATTGACAGGCATGGTGTTGCTATCAGATGTGATCTGGGTAGTGAAATCGTGGCTGCCCCTTTAGTAGGCAGAAAATTTAACTGTAGATGCTGCTTGTTTGGTGACTTGGCTGATGTCTGAGCACTCTTCTTGCTTGTGAATGGGTTGGAGGATTTGAACTGTCTTGCTGACTGGATTCATGGCAGCTGGACAAGGTGATCCATTTGAGTTGTTATGAAGAACTTTCTCCTCTGCTGATCCCCTTGAATTGTTAGGGAGTAGCTTCTTTGTACAGCCTGAAGTACAAATAGCACTTCAAAAGATTGGCAGAACCACAGGCAAAAGTCTGCAGAGTTCTCATTTCTCAGATGTTTATTtgaaatgtcttcatttttacgtatttttaataaaatggatTTTCAAGGCAGCCATTTTTCTAAAAATTCTGTACCACACACGAGTTGGTAGAGTTTTATTGAAATGTTATTGGAAAGTGCTGTTTAATGGTCGTTAAACATTTAGTGTTGCATTTTATTGACTTTCCAGCTTTCGTGCAGCCAGAAAAATAGATCTGTTTGTAGTACACACTTTTTGCTGatgcagcattttctttctcccgGTTCCGGTTACCTTGGTGTTGACTGTGGTTTGAAATCCATGTCActaatgcctttttctttccttcaaaggACTGGCCATTTGATGATGGAGCACCACCCCCCAGTCAAATAGTTGATGACTGGCTCAACCTGTTGAAATCCAAATTCCGTGAGGAGCCTGGCTGCTGTATTGCTGTTCACTGTGTTGCAGGGTTGGGAAGGTTGGTGTTCTGCTGGCTTCTTTTTATACTggacttaaaaattatttcctttgtctgGAAGGTCAGGAAGGGTGTTAAGTAAGTGCCagttcctcctttttctcacaaGTAACgctttaaagcagcagcaagtttGTGCCATTAGAGCAGGAGAGACTTACTGCAACTTAATCTTGAGTGGTTTCTTAACTCTTATCAAGGATGGAAGGAAAAACATGGTGAGATTGTTGAGAACACTCCTGTCAGGAGTGACACAAGCAGTTGGAGGTgctgttcatagaatcatagaatcatagaatggttagggttggaagggacctcaagatcatctagttccaacccccctgccatggacagggacacctctcactaaaccatccaacacaaggcttcatatTCATTTGAAGGTGTCTTTTTGCTGAAAATCTCTTGGGTTTCTTGACACGTGTGGTAGAATTTCTAAGGCTGtacagtttttaatttcttccttttcaactGAGGTACTAGTAAGGATgtgagaataataaaaaaaaggcatttagaaAATCCAATTCAATGACTTTCTGTTAAGTGGCTTCACTTCGGTTTCAGGAGGAGTTAGGCTTGTATTTTTTGCTCACATAAGGACTGATGTTTCTCTCCTTGCCACTCAACTTCCTTCTttgcaaagaatttcttttcaagattaagtaataatttaaaaagactGATTCAGGAGAGCACAATGCTAAATTCATATTCCCATATGTAACCTCTGAATGTTCTGTTTATTCTGTGAGCTAGGAGGAAATGGAGCTGTCTGCTTAGGTACTCTGCAGGCAAATGTTGTTCTATAGATAATGCTTACAGAGAAAGTACTGAAGCTGTTTACAGATTAACTTGATGTATTTGGAGGGGTTCAATGTATTGTTTCTCTAGATCTTCCTAAAATACTTATTCCTCTCCTTTAGGGCTCCTGTACTGGTTGCACTTGCTCTCATTGAATGTGGAATGAAGTACGAAGATGCAGTTCAATTTATAAGGCAGTAAGTTAAACTTCCCTTTGCTCAAGAAATCTCTCATTTATGTTGTATTTGAGCAGTATCTGCAGCAGAATTCATTAGATTTCTGATTTGATTTCTAGTACTTATATCCTGACATGATTGGCATGACTGATGTAAATATTGAGGGTTGTGCCCTTTCCTCTGTTTAGAGGTGAGGATTAAAATGtggtctctctctctccctctcttttattattattttatatgcattaaACCTGGGCTTATGTATTAAGCCATTGACTTGAGACTCACAGATTTTGAACTTGGGAGGAAAAAATGTCCAGGCTGGGGCTGTAAATATTGTGGCTGACCTGACCATGGGCTAGTTGCTCCTAATGAAACTGACATAAATGGTAGTGTGGGTGGGCCAGTCACATGAGCACCAGTGCTCCTGTGTGTCCTGTGGGGAGTGTTACCCACCCAGGGAATGTCTGGAAAATTGGCAAATGTGATGAAGGATGagactgcagagctctgctggtTTAGTGATAACATCACATCTTGAAATGAAGCCCAGCAGGTGTGATTTATGTTGAATGAGCTTTGCCAAAAAAACCAGTTCATCCTTTTGCAGACTCCCAGGGTCCTCAGTTCCCTCTGTGAACTGTATTGCTGTTGGGAgattttcctgaattttaacTTACTTAgattctgtttttctcatcCTGGGTATGATACCTTTATCTCAAGAAGCTCTTTCCTGAGAACCTCTTACATGTTTGTATCTGAATGTCATGGCCTTGCATAGCTCATACAAGTAGCCCATGCACCTGCAAGGAAAGAGTAACCTTGATGttgttcagctgctgctgctggtgatggaAATAAACTCTCCAATCcaagaaaacagactgaaatttGTTACCTGGATTTTAATATTTTGGCATGTAGGCAATGAACTGGCCTGGTTTATCCTTCCTCAGAGAGTCAGTGGATACAGAACTGAGacagaaatgctggttttgtagCTACAGGAAGGCTTTGAACAGAGGACTGATCTGCTTTGGGGGGTGTGGCAATTGAAGCAGTACTTTTTCCATTGATATTAGCCTTCATTCTCTTTGTTTTAGGAAAAGGAGAGGAGCTTTCAATTCCAAACAGCTGCTTTACCTTGAAAAATACCGACCTAAGATGCGATTACGCTTCAAAGATGCCAACGGTCACTGCTGTGTTCAATAAAGCATAATCCCAAACGAAGGCAGAAGTTAGCATGGCTCTTTTCTGGACTCTTGGCACCTGGAAATGTGAATCTGGAATCAGACTACGTCATCAGATTGGGGGGAGTCAGTCAGTGACCTCAGCCTCTGTCCTAATGGTGGTGATGattgaaaaacaataaaaattaaaacagaaacctAAGAGCAACATTTCAGTGAAGGATTGTTTTCTCCTTGAGCTGCAGTTGGAAcatctgcagggagaaaatcagtttctgaatcttctgtatttttaactttttaagaaaagaaataaagtaaattTTATGTCTAAGAAAAACCAGCAGAGCATTGGCTTGTGCAGAAACTGTTTTCTTGATTGGAGGAAAGTTCCCCAAGATTAGGGCCTGATAAATTAATTCCTGTTTAAAAGGACTCTTTGAAATGGAGTTGCCTTGTTTCTCACCTTGCTGGGCCCTGGTTGAGGCACAGGAGGAGCATTTGGTGCTGGATGGGAGCAGTCTTGCAGCCTTAAGCCCAGCCTGGGCAAATTCTAGAGACTGGGTGATGTCTGTTGTATGCGTACATGGTGTTCAGGCTCTGCAGGTGTGAGAAACCTTCCTGTGGGCTTGAACAGAAGATTCTCTGCCTGATACTTCTGGTGACTCTGCTAAAGGCCTTTTCTGATGGGTACAAGGTTGTGCTTTAACTGAGTGTGTGTAGCACGTGTGTGTCTCTGTCTtatttttccaaagcatttgGCTGAGATGTTAATTGTCTTTCTGTTGTTAGAAAATCTGTCCTGGCAGAAGACTGATGTCCAAGGGATGATTCAGACAAGGACTTAAAGTGAATTAAGCTGttataagaaagaagaaaaggctttttgctGCTGTCCAGATTCTCTGCCTTGCCGAACACAGTAAATGAGGATTTTGGGGAGGGTCTCATTTGTATCACATCTGAGGTAAAGGTGGCCTGCACATAGAAAGGTGGTCCGTGAATAAATGCCTTGTATGGGTATTTCCCAGACTAGCCCTCATGTACAGCTCCACTTAGCCACTGATtgccttgttgtttttttattagGCTCTTTTGGAAGGAAAATCTCTAGTTATACAACAACATGCCTCTCATTCACCGTTGGCAGGCTAGAAATGCACTCATTTTTGGAGTGTGATAGCACCCTCTTCTCTTTGTAGGCCATTGGTGGTGTCAGTGAATTAAGACAAGTCATGTTACAGCCTCTAATAAGTAGTTTCAACCAGGCTACTTCTACCAAACACATGTTAACTTTGTGCTCTGCCTCAGAAGCAGCCTCATATGCTTTGAACTTGACATTATATCTGTAATACTGAGCCACTGAGGGCTCTGAATACAGGTTTAGTGTCCTACTCTCCTGTGATCTGCTGTGAAGCACCAAAGGTTCTTGTTGGTTTGGATCTGTGGTAGTAGATTGATATCTGTCTCTACCTATGCTTCAGCCTCGGGTGATGTGAGCTGCTTCACAGGATTTCTTCCTATTCCAGATTTCTGCTTTTAGTCTGCAGGTTAACTGAGCACATGTTTTCAGAACACAGGTAATGGCCTTTTAGAATTCTATTCCTGGATTTATAAATTTAAGCTAAAAATAATGGCAATTGTGAAGCCCCTCCCCTCCCAGAGCTGCTGACAGACCTATTTAAGGTCCATGGCTAGAAAACACCAAGCTCCACAGAGCTTGCTCTGAGCCTGACTCAAGCTGTGGTGGTGTACTGAGTTCCTTCCTCCCTTTAAGATGTGTAACGTTTCTGATTAATAGATAAAGAAGGCACAGAAGTGTTTGTGATGTCGATGCCTTCATTAAGGAAATAACTTATCTGGTTGTGTTTGAGTCCATATGAAAGGTAGATGATGCTGAAAGGGGCTTTACCCTCCGCTTGCAAACTAGAAACCTAATGTTCTGTTTCTGCAAAGTAAAATGGATGTTTCTAGTCAAATGAAATACTGGTAGTTAAAGCTGTGTTGGCAGATGGTGGAAGTCAGGTTGGAGGGGAAGGTGTTGAGAtggattaaaaaccaaaccccaagcCTTTCCGAAGAAcaataaaatcaatttttacATGCTATATGTATAACTGCATTCTTCCCCCTAGTTTTACCCTTGATTTTTACCCTACTAAGTATCCTATACTATGATTCTGCAGCCTTAGTTGAGGAAAAATAGTGGAAAGTGCAGACTGTCATGGAGTGTAGACACAAAGGGGGGTGTAACTGTGACCGATGTCCAGTAGCACAAGACTTGGTTCAGCACTTGAGCATAGTGCAATAAAGTTCTTGCAGTAAAATGTCTTCCCTCTGGCTCCTGATGAATTTATTGCAGCTAATTAATGTTAAATGCTCTTTAATCTGCTTTGTAAAGGCCCTTGGTAATTTTGTTCATGCCCCTTGTGTTACTGGTGGCCACTGGGTTCTAGGCTTGGGTTTGCTGGTTTGAAAGGCCGCTCTGCCTTGGAGAGATGGTACAGCCCTGGAAGCAGAAACAATTCCCTTACTTTCAAACATGTAAACTTACCTTCAAAGAGCCAAAACAGCCCCCAACCCACACACCAGCTCTGAACTTTCCCAAGAACTTTCAGGGGTCTGTTGCAGAACCTACTATTGAGCCACAGGCCTGGGGTGGCAAGCAAGTTCCTGGAGCCTTGGATCCCAGGGAACTACCCTTGCTTGGCATTGGAATGTCAATGCCTCCATCTGTGCAAGTCATTTAAATAACAGCAAGGTGCTGTTTACTGGGCTTCACAGATAACAGCCCAATCAGCTCAATTTGCTGCCGTCAAAGAAATATGACTTGGGAGTCAGTGTCGTGTTCCTAACATGTATCAGATTTTTCCAACTAGGATGCATTTgaagtgaagaatttcttcctcatgtctgATGTAAATCTGCCCAAAGGGACACAACAGGTAATGCTTTTCACAAGTGCGTCTGGAACAGCTTATGCTTAAGGCTGTCCAGGGGCTATGCAGACATCATTACCttgcaaaaatatttaacatcAGACtatcaaaacccaaaacctttgGTATGAAGCTGAATCTTGTGACCTTATCTTGTTTTGACCACTCATTTCATCAGAACCTAAATCACCATCATTAGTGAGTGGAAGTGACATAAGTGGAATCTTGTTTTTCATGCCATATATATAGTCTAGATCCTGCTATCACTCACTGGTGGGACAccaccaaaaagaaaactgggTGCTGTCACAAAGTTATGGGCTGACAAAGCTGTTGGACCACCCAGGACAGGAGCTCCTCTTCCTGGGCTTTCTGGAGCACTGGGCAGACCCTCTTTTGGGGGCTGTGGTTGGTACCAGGTAACAGCACTTTGGGAGGGTCTTGGTGTGGCTGGCAAGGAGCTTGCCTCTTGATGAAACATCTGGGTGAGGTTTAGAGGCTGCTGGAACAGCTGCAGCAGACCTGGAGTTTGAGGGCTATGTCTGTGTCCTTTCTTACAGGGCTTAACTCTCTAGATGGAGACAAATGAGGGACACCCTGAGCCAACGCCACAGGAAAATCCTTGATGTAATTCCGTGGATGGATGAGGCGAGCtcaagaagggaaaagcacCAAGTAAGGAATCACTTTGGCTCTGTCCagcaagggaaaacaaaagcagtgagTAATAATGTGACTCCTTTAGGGCTGCACAAAGTCAACAGAGGGAGGGAATCTTGTCCTAGATGCAAGATGTCCTCTGTGGTTCCTGAAGCCACTTTGCTGGGAAGCTGGGCTGAATGTGAATGACTGGAGTCCTTCACTGAGTCAATTCCCTCACTGAAAAGCACCCTGAGGGGATGCACATGCCCAGAGTTGAAGGGTGGGAGGTTGTGAAAGGCCCCCTGCTCTCAGCGAAGCTGGAGGCTGCCGGGCTGGTGCTGGGAACATCTGCAAGCTCGTGCAGAGAATGGAGAGCACAGCATGGGCCCTCGGCTGTAATAATACTCATCAAGCCCTTGGGTTGTCTTTGGCAAGGCCGTGTGCGTGTGAAGCTCCTGACTTTCCTGGACtactattttgtttctgtttgttgtcCTTGTTATCCAGGGGGCTGCTGGATCATGGGCATGCTGGGTGGTGTGGGCTGGCTGAGCTGGTTATTTCAGTTGACTGGACTTAGTGCTTGGGCTGCCTTTCGCTGCGGGTGACTGTGTGCAGGCAAGGCTTGTGCTACTTGGTGATTTGTTGCCATTTCGAATTTCAATTTCCAACAGTAAAAGGGAAGAGGAATTCTTGCGTGGAATAGAAATGGCTTTAGgacagaaataagaaattttCCTAGAGAAAGGACAGTGGGACCCATCAGGCTGGAGCTGAGCGGGGTTGAGGGGGAAATGTTAGTCGCAGCAGCTTGTTGGCATCTAACCCTCGCTGCTGCTCAGCCTTGCTGCCTGTGCTTGGAGTGCAGGCAAAAAAGCCTCCTGCTTCTTTGAGAGCTCTGATGGATCTTCAGTCCCATTGTTTCCACATTTGGCAGGAAGGGGAGCTTCTGTTTTGCTGGAAGATCTTTGACTACTCCTAATAATGAGTCTtacttttgtgtttctgttgctgGGGGGCAGTGAGTGAGGCAGTGGTTTTCTTGCTATCAGACCAGGCACTGGAGAGATAAACTAAAGATTCGATGGGCTCCCTGGGGACAGAGGGGTTGGCTGGTGCTTTGGAGGAGTCAGCTGGGATGTGTTGTACTGCAGAGCACTAGCTGTGTGActtgggctggagcagctcatgCTGGGGTGGGTATAAGCCAtagatttctctctttctccctagACAATGAAAACAAGATGAAGGGTAACACAGTGTTGTCAGAGTAGCAGGGAAAACCTGGAGGAAGAACTGTGGGATGCACAACTTCATGATAATCACTAGCTTCTCAATTTTCTTTAGCTCCTGTGCCACTGCAAGCTGTGTGGGACCGGGACCTTACATTGCAGACTGGCATCTGTGGTGTTCCCTTTTGTGGAATGCTAATTTGTactcatagaatcccagaatcccagcctggtttgggttaaagggaccttaaagctcctccagctccaacctctgccacgggcagggaccccttccactggagcagcttgctccaagcccctgtgtccaacctggccttgagcactgccagggatggggcagccacagcttctctgggcaccctgtgccagagcctcagcaccctcccagggaagagcttctgcctaagagctcatctcagtctcccctctggcaggttcaagccattccccttggcctgtccctacaggcccttgtccaaagccactctccaggtttcttgcaggCCCCTTTTGGTATTAGAAGACCACTACTCATGGTGTCTTTGCAGTCGGGATTCAAAGTCAGGCCTTGTCTCACAGCCATGGAGTGGGGCAAGGGGAATAAGAGCtgctatttaaaagcaaatgttgTCAAGGAAACTGCTCGGTGGCAGCACTGCACAGAGGAGCCTCCCCAGGGCAGTGTGCTGCGCGGGGCGGCTCCACAGATGTACTTGAGACAGCAGGAATTCAGTGCTAACTACAAAGCCTTGTTTTGGTTACCGTGTGGACTCCATCCCAACCTACTGTAGTTACTCTTTGTACCTTGGTTAATGAGCCAGCTGTGCTTGCCCGTTCTGTAAAGCCAGCCAGAAATTTTAAATAGGAGAAGGGGTCAGGAGGAAGGTGACAGGGAATTACAGCAGCCTTGCTTTTGGTAGCGCTGTTCTGCCTACAAGGGTAATTACTTAAAGCAAGACGGATGCACTGCGTTTCAGTGAGCTCCTCTCCAGCCTGCCTTAAATCCATTACAGGATGGCTCCGTTTGACATCTGCGTCTTTGTCCTTAATGATGACAGTAAATTTAAGCACCCCGGGAGGGCCgcgggagctgctgctgctacaaCTCCTTTAACATCACCCCATGGGTGAGGCTTCTGGAGCTGCTTCACCCGGGAGTAATGAGAGAGGCTCCCACACACATCACAGGGCAAAGCTGCGCTGTCAAAACCTGATTGGATTCTGGTAACCTGCGGTTGCTTCCTGGTTACTAGGTAATGACACTGTCCCAGGTGAACCCCTCGTGCCTGCAAAGGTGATTTATCATATGGCTTTCCTGTTCATGTTCTGCGAAGCTGAATCCAAACCTTCCAATTTATTTTGGGACCTTGGTAagaaatcacagcatggttGCCAAAGGGCAGCAGAATTAAACTGTTTGCCTTTGCTTGGAAGTGGCTTTAGATACTAATTCTGGTGCTCACAGAGCTGAGTCTGCTAGTGATAGTTGGGATGGGAGGCAGTTCTAGGCAGCTGGTTTGCacttttctgcctttcccagccctgcagctgcgTAATGACTGATAGTGATAATAAAATCATGGTATATCAGTAATAATTGATACAGCACCAGAGCTTCTCTTACTGCAGACATGCATTAAACTCCTCTGGAGTGACATCCAGGGCAGCTCCACTGTGCTGCCAGGGCACTTCCCTGCTGACCCCATTGCTGCTGAGGGTCCTGCTTTATGCCCTGAGCTGGGTGGTCTGCAGGGGAGGGAATTCTGCCCCCGGATGCTGCAGTGCCAGCGGGGCAGTGACAGAGCTTCATTGTGAATCCAGGCTGTTGTTGCTGCTAAACAAAGCAGCTCTCTAAGCCAAGCCTGCAGGGCTGAGAGACTAAATGCTCTCCAGTTCTCATGTTTATGCATATATGCTGTATACATTTCCATTATTCCACCTGTTTGGTGATAATGGGTGTTTgggatggagcagctgctgAAGTGGCACATGGGGCGGATTGCATCAGCAGGTGACATTTTTCACTGGGTTTATCTTTGAGGACAAGTCGGGCCTGCGATAAACTGGCTGCTCCTTCATTTACCAGAGGACAAAGCTGCCATTATTCAGGGGCAGAAGAAAGTGAAACCCCAGGGGATGAGCTGAGTGCATGTGTGATAGCCCCGTTCTGGCTGTGCAGGCATTAATGCAAGGACTCAAGGTCAAAGGCTACCCGGCTCTGAGCCTCGGAGGCAGAAGGGGCCTCCAGAAGGAAGaatggtttatttctttctctcatgGAGTCATGTATCAATTATCCCTAGTGTCTAGCAGCCTAGGAAGGGAATAGAATTTCTGCTCTTTGAGAGGTTCTGCATCTACCATTCATTTGCTGGGCAGAGGATTGAAACTCTGCACGCCTTTTGGGGCAGGAGGCTAAAAGCAGAGATGTCGTGTAGCCTTACGAGAGGGGAAGACCCAAAgggcagcagctttgcttttaatCTCAGGTGGTCCTTCTGTCGTTCATGAGGCAAATGGTGCTGATTATGTGAATTAGGGAaatctgctgtgctctgttctAGAGGGATTGCTGAGAAATTGAAGAAGTTACCAGTCCTGTGTGGCAGAGAATTGTGGCGGGGTTCAAATAACCAGATCAGTTCAAAACTGGAGGGGCTTAAAAATCAATTTCGTCAAGCTTTTCTGACAAGAAACTGGTACCTGGATCTGCTGCAATACCGTATCATGACATGACCAGCTGTTGGCTGCTGCCCGGCTGCCTCTGAGCCCTTGGTCTTGCCAatctgcagagcagtgctgtgccCTCCGTCAGGGATGCTTGTGAAGCCCCTGCCTCGTGATGAGCCTTGGGAAGACTGCTCATTGCAGCCTAACAAACCAGCTCTGTGGCAAACCCGTcctcagcaggagcagagcagagcaagctCTGCGCATTCATCCCAGCCTCAGCTTCTGCGGGGGTACCCCGTTGGCTGTTGTACAAACAGGCAGAGGAGAGGATCCTGTGGAATACAAATGGATCTGGGCTTCGGCATGGGCATCCTGCAGCAGACTTATGCTTTCCCTCACACCCAGCCAGGGCTCTGCTCACTCAGCAGGTTCCTGGGCCAGCTTTCCCTCTGGCAGCAGTG contains the following coding sequences:
- the PTP4A2 gene encoding protein tyrosine phosphatase type IVA 2; translated protein: MNRPAPVEITYENMRFLITHNPTNTTLNRFTEELKKYGVRTLVRVCEATYDQAPIEKEGIQVLDWPFDDGAPPPSQIVDDWLNLLKSKFREEPGCCIAVHCVAGLGRAPVLVALALIECGMKYEDAVQFIRQKRRGAFNSKQLLYLEKYRPKMRLRFKDANGHCCVQ